The Magallana gigas chromosome 6, xbMagGiga1.1, whole genome shotgun sequence genome includes the window GAATGGTGGCGGGGTTTACTGTAAATTATATTGTTGTATTTCTTCAGACATAAAGAGGGCATTTAGCGGCCCCTTGGACTGTGCTAGACACATAGTGAGGCAGCATGGCGTACGTGGGTTGTATAAGGGGGGCCTGGCGATGGCCTACAGAGACGTTCCCAGCTACGGACTGTACGGACTGACGTACGAGGTGATGTCACACTGGATGAAGGAGTCAGGCTGGTCCGACTCCCAGGGGGTCATTGCGGACCTCGTGGCCGGGGGATGTGCGGGAACTATCACGTGGGCCTCCATCATTCCTTTTGACGTGGTCAAGAGCCGGTACCAAGCGGACTTTGTGGGTGAATACTCGGGTCTTATTGACTGTGCAGTGAAGAGCTACAGGGAAGAGGGAGTCCGAGTGTTTTACCGGGGATGTATGGTCACGTGTTTAAGAGCATTCCCCGTCAACGCTGTCACGTTTCTCGTCTATTCTCAGTCCATGAAGTACATGGAGTCGCGCTAATTCTCGTGGAGAAGCGCCATCTGGTGTCTAAACACTAAGGAAAGGCCACTTTTCTTGGTCaattaatgcattattttatcaaagaaagtGAAACTGTTTACATGACGAATATGTACGATTAAACCAAACAGTATTAATGAAATTACAAACAAATAGTTTATGAACACATTCACGTCCATCCATCTTTCTAGAAATGTTCATCTCTTCAATAATGTTCTCACGAAACtactttaaaataacaaaaaatggcACTGATTAAACATGTCTTTGAAATAAAGAAGCAACTGCACATGCTGCACGCATTTTGACCACAGCAACAAAGCTATTGCACTTGCAACACAGAAGCACGATGGCGCGCTATAAATCCAGGGCGAAGGTTGTGGACCTCTTTGGGAGACCTTTGAAGGCCACGGACTTGGACTTGGGCCGGAACATCATCCCTGACTTCGTGTTCTCTCTGGACACCGCCAGAGGAGGAAGTCGCAGTGCACCTGCGCTGGTGATGTCGTTGGTATCCACCGTTGATGGCCTCCTAGTTTTGAAGTACAGGGTCATTCCTCTCTCTCTCCGAGGCGGGAAGGAGGGCCGGTTAATGATCGCCTCCAGCATGCCCCTCGACTCTTTGATGTTCATGATCCGCCCGTCGGTTTTCCCGTCAGACAGCAGTTTCTCTGTTTTCCTCAGGCGGCGGACCCTGGGGTGCTGGTTCTTGATGATGGTGTCGATTTGTGGCTGTAGGTCCCTGAGGGAGGTCCCGCCGTAGACGCCGTACATTCCACTCTCGTCGTCCAGGTCCGGCACCTGGTCCCGGATCCGCTTCAGACATCTCTGGGTGCCCTTTGTGTGGATGTAGTACTGTTTGTGGGGCATGGTCTTCTGCCACATCTTGTAATCATAGCTCCGTTTGTCCCTGTCGATCGCCTTACCGTACGTGCTGCACCTGTCCTTCAGTTTGTCGTTGTTGATGGAGGTGGTCTTTCTCAGCCGGTGGGTCTGTTTACCAATCAGTGACAAACGCTTGTCCTGGAGTTTGGGAAAGTTTTGGATATCCGCCATGACTGTTGGCCGCGGACCTCAACATTTGGGGTAAACTGTAAGAGGtggaataaaacaaaacatctaTTCGTcgtctttttatgataaatatatttttcctatTTTATCCAAATTTACAAATCTGTTTTGCAACGATTTACACACATACCGATATTTACATAAAACCAATACTTTAATACTTACATGAAAATTGAATTTCGGCCTTCCAAAAGTCCTAAATGATTAGACTTCATAAATATTTTccaatttgatatattttcctTCTAATGTACACAGTGCATAGAATTAACTGACGGCGAAATTCGACCTAATAAATTAGAATCTGGAGGAAAGGATTTCTACAGTGTGttgcttttaatatttttaatccaTATTTAAAAGGTTAATGCTTTCAATATATTTGTGTCGCTGATACTAGTAAACGTTTTAAAGACCTTTAATCCCTTTGGTTAATTGTAGCTTAATcgcattgacaatttttttaactatCAAACTATGGAGTCTAACTAATCAAAGCTAGGAGAAAACGCTACATGCACCTGTACGGCGGACTTCTGTTTTGAACACCCGATTTATCAAGAGTGTGAATATTGGGTTAAATGTCATTCTAATAAATAGTCCTTCGTGGATCTCGCCAAATACTACTCATAATGTACACAGATAGACATAACATGCATATAAGAAGAGTTCACAAAGTGAAGTTTCTGCGTTCAGTAAACCAGGCCAGAGAGCTGAGGCCGTTACCTGTATGATTgattttagcccccccccccccccccccaccgacCCCTTAAGATGACTGCTCAAGCCAGAGTattctgatcaaaattttcCCGCTTTTGTTGTCGGCCGCAGCTTCAATTACTTTCCTCAATTTTATCAACTTTCAGCAGTTTTAAACTGAAAACAAAGCATATATGGGTGTTcggcatcttcgctagccaggattagcataggcgtcggaaccggggggggggggactaggatggcttagcccccccccccccccaaccacttTTTATGCCAaattagacctaaccattaggcacatagcatcatagagggttaaacccccactttttctcgcaggaaatatAATTATTCCTAAAAAGGTTGAAATATGGAGAAGTTCGAGtcataggcatactagccccccccccccccacccccaccgcACGGATTAggttttcatgatttggggaatAATTATGTTGTTTTTGAGGATTAgccaagccccccccccccccccccccactttcaagttgcttccgacgccagtgattAGTGGGGAGCggcgcggatcagaaaccctttaCTAGCGAAGATGTGGATGAAGGGAATTCGAAGTTTTTTTCCAAATGAagatctaccccccccccctctcaaaAGGGGTATGTAAACGATCTAAGCTAagaatgtttaaattttcttgTTCCATTTTAATGCTTTCAATAATTAACTATGATATTTTAATCAGTCTGAGCGAGGAATGACCTTGTTTATCTGTTTATGGTCaaccaaaatataaaaattaagttaCAAACGAGAGGCATAGCtcatattatttgtaaacaaaggcTCTCAAacctatattcattttttaccgacatgttggggggggggggcaaaataagatttataattatcttacaattagaaaaaaatacttttacaaagaatgtgggcgcttaagatgaACATTCGACAGGAATCagggcgcacaaggagagtgaaaatttcatcaattaattttgaatatttttcgaattataaccgtgATTTTGTgtctgttggatgtggaatgagtggaaaaatatttgaaatgcaaaaggttttatcataatatgggtctaaatatagcaacacgatgcaattcatgcaaaatcctacttattaacaactgtttttaaatgattttgttgtctctgggtcttctctccacaaatttgaaacgtgtaaagataacatatttcaacatttaaaatgtcgctttttaaaaatagatggagaaatgacccagagatgatcaattatgtactttttcaaattattttttgaaggataaaaaacaaagtccactgatatgacaatgttgtttcaaacagtactttatagagcatatTGACTAGCCTCGCATGGCCcagtggtttcgtcctggattAGTGAATACAAACATTTAGTGTTTTGGGctcaaatccaactggtggtcttttaaaaaaaaataaacttttttgttttcaatgtttgttattataacatgatgttgaattataatatactggtatattttaatttgttgttattgatttctagatctgttgtatgaacactattttcttttctttttactagttttttaggatatacacaatataacttcattaaaatatgtttgcattaacatttccaactagttatcggtttacctctcattgccatttttggaaagcttgtgagttttttaataaccggaatagccatatacttcgactctcaacataatatatttttgttgaaacctgtacatagcctttcgaggttatagacattttaatcccaattgattcgtgtcgaggaatcctgcaaacttacaatcttgtgcgctcactttctttaaaacatatatacacgTGACAAATGAGAACTTGGTTTCATAAAAAAGAATTGGGATCGCTGTATGTCGTCTTTTTTATGTATGTGTCAGTgacatattatttaaaaaaaaatgttcgttTAATCTGGGACAGGTGTACTTGAATTAATAAGAAAATACAATAAGAATTAATTCCCATATACTCAGACTAGGGTGAAGAGTTCACGAGCGAAGgcgatttttttatttaatttctcgataataataataacaatacgTGTAACTTTACATATAGGCCTATTGTTCGTTGTCAGGCTTTTTTCTGTGGTTGTTTACAGTATTTGTCTCCAAAATgacttttcaataaattttcaatttaataatttaataaccAGTggtcagagacataaatatttttgtctcTGCTAGTGGTTTCAAGAAAGACACAGATATCCATTGTCCTTTACCTATTTTaagcttaaattaaatatatacatgattataatgaaatgaaaattgattttacttGGTAACACAGATTTTTTCCTCTCATATTTCCCGCCATTTCGGAACTCCTCTAATGTTGGTTTTCGGAAACCGGAAGTTACTATTAAATTATGTACACAAACTGAGGCGATAAACATTATCGTTTGCATCAAGATGTAAGTCAGAGAAAACAGAACAAAGAAGACTCTTAATGTCGAGGTAAGCAGAGTTCATTCCCCCCTCACATTCTCCTACTCTAACTTGACTCAGTCTGAATTTCTCCGTTACTTATTCCTGAACAAGTCCATCAATAGGACCAGTCCAgacagaaaaaaaagttttatgtgTATTATGTTTTCGTCTGCGAAAGATCAACCGTGTCACTGGTAAGTGAATATATATTACTTGATAATTGGTTTAAACTGTTTAAGCAGCctatataaataacaaaatttggATTGTAAATGGCTTTATGTGATAAGATATAAGATCATAAGATGACCTACATTTGAAACGATGTACATACAGTACCCATTCACTTCTCTGGCTACAATGGATGAAACGTTCGATTACCATTAAGATGGTACGTAtatatattattgaaatatttttcatcacGAACACTTTTAACCTACTTTACAGAACTaaggtaagagagagagagagagagagagagagagagagagagagagagagagagacttacaAAAATTGGCACGCATTGCAGTGtgtcttttgattttttttctgtcagtaAAATATTTGCGAACACAACGGATTCAGTCATGACGATAAAAACTAGCTATGTAAGATTCAAGAGCTCCTGATGAAGAAATTTTTATCGCTGTCTAAGTCTGCAGATTCACGGGATAGATTCAACACTGTTCAAGTTTACACTCTATAGTAATATTGAATTCAGTAAAATCGagtatcatatttttaacaaatccaAATTAAACCGACTTTTAGTACATTGTATGTCTTTAATTCGGGAGAGTTGGGCTATTTCTCTCTATGCAGGATCGAGACCATTCCATATCTATTCCTTGCGATGGAAAACACGTTGACCTCAATAGTGTTGAGGTACATTATAGTGGTTCTTGACATTTGATGATTAGTTTCAGATTTAATTAGTACGTGGGCATACCTGTAATTTATTCCCATTCTTTCACTTGAACCCCTACACATTCGTCAACATTTTTTAGGCGCTCTGAAGATTTCTTTGTACTTCAAATATCTAAAAGTCGtcgtattatacatgtaacaccccacgtaatttttttttggcaaacgAAAACTACATCCAAACTAGATTGTAATAAAACTGATAAACTAGAAAAGTAAACTAATTACTTTAAAACGATTGATAAACACTCAAGTTCAACAACTTTTATAAAATCTTTCGGATGTTGGCGCGAGGGAatcaatgaaaaattaagaaaaattctgGTAAACTAGATCACACTTTGATGTTTTACggaatgtaaataattttacttcATTCTCTTACAGTCTCCAGGAAGCCGTGGTGGCCGGAGACGAACAAAGGGTCAAGGACATTCTACAGACGTGCGATCCTCCAAAGGAACAACTCAAGAGTTGTCTGTTCTTTGCTTGTGGGAGCGGGCGGACTAACTGTGCGGCGCTGATTCTGGAGAGCAGCCGACTCTCTCCCGACATCCATAATGACGAGGAGTTCACACTGCTCACCCTCTCCACACGCGGCGGTCACGCCTCAGTGGTGGACATGCTGTTACGTTGGGACGGTGACGTCAATTTGGCGGGACCAATGGGGAACACACCCTTGCACTATGCGTGTAGCGAGGGATACATAGAATGTTGTCATATTTTACTAGCTGCAGGAGCTAATATCAACGCGAAGAATTCTCGTATGGACACACCGTTGATCGTAGCAGCTGCAAACGGCCATCTTGGAATAGTTCGATTTCTCCTGGATAAAAACGCTTCTGTACGTCGCCGTGGTTACCACGACAGAACGGCGCTTCATTGCGCCACAGAAAACGGTCATATAGAAATATGTCGCCTGCTTCTTGAAGCAAAAGCTGACCTTGAAGAAGAAGACACATTTGGGAACACGCCTCTAGTCTGTGCCGCAGAAATGGGCTACGTCGACGTCATGAGACTGTTGCTGTCCTATGGGTGTGACGTCAATCGCATGAGTCACAGTGCTGCAACAGCGCTGCACTTTGCTGCACAACATGGCGATTTGGAATGTTGCCGTCTGCTGCTTGATGCGCGCGCGGAAATCGACGCCCAGGACATCCGCCGCTTCACCCCCGTCATGATGGCGGCCCTTTACGGGCACGAACACATCGTAAATTTCCTGAACGAACGGCGATGTAACGTGAACATGGCGGCATACAACAAACGGACGGCACTACACTGGGCATCAGAAAGGGGAAGCCTGAAGTGCTGCGAATCTCTTCTCAAATTCGGCGCTAATATTGACGCTCAAGATACTTTGGCCTGTACGCCAATATACAACGCTGCCGTTAAAGGTCAAACGGAAGTGGTGAAATTCTTAATCCAGAAAGGAGCAGACCTAACTAAACGACCAAATAACGGCAATTCGTTACTACACTTTGCAGCCACAGGTGGCAGTGTCCCGTGCTGTCAAGAAATCATCAGAGCAGGTTTCAGTGTCGACATTCAGAACCAGGACGGCCTGACCCCTCTGATATCGGCGGTGAATTACAAACAGATACAGGCCGTCAAGTTCTTCCTGGACGCCGGCGCGGACACCAACGTCCGCGGTCTACACGGGATGACAGCGCTAAATGAAGCAGTGTTTTACAACAGTCCACAACTCGTGGCCCTGCTGCTTGAGCGAGGCGCGGATCCAAACGTTGGGGACGATGCGGGCACGCTTCCTCTATGGTTCGCTGTGGACGGCTTCAGCATAGAATCCGTCAAGTTACTCTTAAGGGCCAACTGCAATTTTGACACACAGTCATCCTTGAGTAATTACTGTGGCCCGTGCAACCCAGTGGAACACTCGGTGCACAAACGGAAGGAGCTGGTCCTGCGGTGGATAGTCAGTGCCTACTGCGAGGAAGCGGTCAACATCTTGAGGAAGCACCTGCCGGTCCTCGAGAAAATGACCACCATAGAAGACGTGATGAAAAGTAAAGTGCGCGAAATAGCGGGCTCCCCCGGATCTCTAATGGAACACTGCCGCAAACACGTCAGGAAAACGTTTGGAAGCGGCGGGAATATACAAGACAAAATCAAGCTTCTCAAACTGCCAACAGCATTACAGGACTATCTGTTGTTCTCCGACTTCGATATGGATTGAGTTGGACGCAAATTTTTAACAATTAGCCTTTATTTGTACTTTTTACTTAATCAGCAATTACATATTTATCATtctttacttatacatgtacagtattgaagatatatttattgttaaatgttgCCATTGTTTTTCTATTGATCACGTGATCTGACTATactgttgtaattttttaatatgcttGCCAGCTCATATTACATTCACTTGGcttatttattttaactaaaattcaatattaaatgcattgcaaacactgtttgtttaattttaaaatcaacattcaCGCAGTACATTAACAGATTATAACAACAAGTTGCgaaagggggtggggggggggtgggggttagaCCAAATAATGTGTCAGTCGCGCAACTTCTTTAAAACCGTTGCTCAGAATTTTGCGGAACTGTGAAGGTATTTAGAGTACTATTTGTACACGTACGTATTACCAAGATATTCCGATTTCGTTaatttttttgagaattttgGCCCTTTCGAACTTATAAGTTTGTTGTTGTTAAAGACAAAACGTTTGCAGAAAGATGATGGGTGGCTAACAGGCTAAGGCGGGTAAAGTGTCTTTATAAGGACGGATAAGATACTGAGAAATTAAAATAGCAACAAATCTGACGATTT containing:
- the LOC105337709 gene encoding ankyrin-1, producing MSSLQEAVVAGDEQRVKDILQTCDPPKEQLKSCLFFACGSGRTNCAALILESSRLSPDIHNDEEFTLLTLSTRGGHASVVDMLLRWDGDVNLAGPMGNTPLHYACSEGYIECCHILLAAGANINAKNSRMDTPLIVAAANGHLGIVRFLLDKNASVRRRGYHDRTALHCATENGHIEICRLLLEAKADLEEEDTFGNTPLVCAAEMGYVDVMRLLLSYGCDVNRMSHSAATALHFAAQHGDLECCRLLLDARAEIDAQDIRRFTPVMMAALYGHEHIVNFLNERRCNVNMAAYNKRTALHWASERGSLKCCESLLKFGANIDAQDTLACTPIYNAAVKGQTEVVKFLIQKGADLTKRPNNGNSLLHFAATGGSVPCCQEIIRAGFSVDIQNQDGLTPLISAVNYKQIQAVKFFLDAGADTNVRGLHGMTALNEAVFYNSPQLVALLLERGADPNVGDDAGTLPLWFAVDGFSIESVKLLLRANCNFDTQSSLSNYCGPCNPVEHSVHKRKELVLRWIVSAYCEEAVNILRKHLPVLEKMTTIEDVMKSKVREIAGSPGSLMEHCRKHVRKTFGSGGNIQDKIKLLKLPTALQDYLLFSDFDMD